GCCCAGGAACACGTCCTTGAACTGGTTCATCCCCGCATTGGTAAACAGCAAGGTCGGGTCATCACCCGGCACCACGGGCGAGCTGGCCACCACGGCATGGCCCTTGGACTCAAAGAACTTCAAAAACGTGGCGCGGATGTCAGCGGCTTTCATGGCGCGGCGCGGCCCGGTCTAGGGGCCGATTCAAACGGTTGCAAAAGTAGTCGGTGCGAGTGGGCAGTGCGGGCAGCTAGAGTGTGTTTCCCCAACCGGAATGATCCCTATGAGCGAAACTGCCAGCGCCCTGCCAGCCCTCAATGATGCCAGCCTGCTGCGAACGGCCGGTCTGATCGACGGCGAATGGGTGGGCGGCTCTAGCCCCTTGCGGGTTCATAACCCGGCCGACGGCAGCTTTTTGGCCGAAGTGGCGGGTCATGGCGTCGAGCAGGCTCAGGCCGCCCTGAACGCCGCGGAAAAGGCCCTTCCGGCCTGGCGTGCCCGCAGTGCGCGCGACCGCGGGCTGATGCTGAGCCGCTGGGCCCAGGCCTTGCGCAGCAATGCCGAGGACCTGGCTCGCATCATGACGGCCGAGCAGGGCAAGCCACTGGCCGAGGCCAAGGCCGAGGTGGCCTACGCGGCCAGCTTCTTGGATTGGTACGCCGAAGAAGGCAAGCGGGTCTATGGCGAGACGGTGCCGGCGGCCGACCCCAGCAAACGCTACTGGATCTGGAAGCAGGCGGTGGGCGTGTGTGCTGCCATCACGCCCTGGAATTTCCCTCTGGCGATGATCACCCGCAAGGTGGCGCCGGCCCTGGCGGCCGGCTGTACGGTGATGGTCAAGCCGGCGGAACAGACCCCCTTGACCGCCCTGGCTTGCGCTGAGCTGGCCCTGCGCGCTGGGTTGCCCTCCGGGGTGTTGGCGGTGTTGCCGGCCACGGCCGAAGAGTCGGTGGCCGTCGGCAAGCTCTGGTGCGAGGCGCCGGCGGTGCGGCATCTGAGCTTCACCGGCTCCACCGAAGTCGGCCGACTGCTCGCCGCCCAGTGTGCGCCAACGCTCAAGCGCCTGTCGCTGGAGTTGGGCGGACACGCGCCCTTCATCGTGTTTGATGACGCCGACCTGGACGCGGCGGTCGAAGGCGCGATGCAAAGCAAGTACCGCAATGCCGGCCAGACCTGCATCTGCGCCAATCGCTTCTATGTGCAGGCCGGGATTCATGACGCCTTTGTGGAGCGACTGGCCGAGCGGGTGGCCGCCTTGCAGATCGGACCCGGGCAAGAAGCCGGGGTGCAGGTCGGTCCGTTGATTGACGCCCAGGCCCTGGCCAAGGTGCGCGCCCATGTGGACGATGCCGTGGCTCAAGGCGCCACGCTGCGCAGCGGTGGGCAGGCCCGCGGCGATCTGGGCGCGATGTTCTTTGAGCCCACTTTGCTGACCGGCGTGACGGCGCGCATGCGCGTGGCCATCGAGGAAACCTTTGGGCCGGTGGCGGCGGTGCTCAAGTTCGAGACCGAGGCCCAGGCCATCGCGTTGGCCAATGCCACCGAATTTGGCCTGGCCAGCTATTTCTTCAGTCGCGACATCGGCCGCGTGATGCGGGTGGCTGAGGCGCTGGATTACGGCATGGTGGGCATCAATACCGGAGCCATCGGCAGCGCCGAAGCCCCCTTCGGCGGCATCAAGCAGAGTGGCTACGGCCGCGAAGGCGGGCATCAGGGCATTGATGAATACCTGGATCTGAAGACGGTCTGCCTGGGCGATCTGGCCCGCTGAGTGCCGCTTAGACTGGCTGCCCACCGCGTGCCAATCCACCGAATGGACCCGAGCCACAAGCCATTGCGCCGAATCTCCAGTGCCGTTCAAGGGCTGTTGGCCCTGCTGGTAGCTTGGCTGCTGCTGGCCCTGTTGATGTTGGGTCTGCATGCTTGGGAGCAGCCACAGCGGCTGCAGGCTCAGCGGGCGGCGGCCGAGGCTTTGGAACAGGAGTTGGGGCACCGCTGGGGTCTGGCCCAACAGACTTTGCAGACTGCGGTCTTGCTGGTTCAGGTTCAGCCTCATCGGGCCAGTGCCCAGTTGGCCGCCTTTCAGGCGGAGCGGCAGCGGGCCCGCTTGTTGCACGGCTTGCTGGCGTTGGAGTGGATTCCGAAGCAGGCACCGGACATCGGCCAAGATGGCCATCTCAGCGAGCGCCAAGCGTTGGCACGCAGCGCTGAGGACAGTCAGGGCACAAGCGCGCAGATGTTGCTGGCCGTCGGGCCGGCCAGGCGTGAGATCTGGGCTGCGCAGCGTTTGATGACTGCGGACGGTATTGAGGGCTGGGTGATGCTGCGCCTGGATGTACAGGCTTGGCTCCACGGGCTGAATGCGCAGACACAGCAGGCGGGCGATGCCGCGCTCTTCTTTGGTTCAGCCAAGGGCTTGCCGCTTTGGGGCGCGGCACTGACGGGCGGGACGGAACGCGCCATGCGGGTTGGGGGGCGTGAATGGCTGCTGGTTCAGGCGCCGCCGGCGCTGTGGCCTCCAAGCCCTCGGCAGCAAGGCGTGTTGGCAGGGGGGCTGTTGCTCAGCTTGGTGTTGGCTGTGGCCGTCGCGCGCCTGCAGGCGGGCCGGCGACAAGCCTTGGATCAGGCGGCCCGCGATGCGGTGGACCTGCAGCGTCTGGCGCATGTGGTGGAACTGACCGAGCAGATCGTGCTGCGCACCGATGCCTTCGGGCACCTGCTGTGGGCCAATGGTGCGGCCGGACGGCAGTTGGGCCAGGCGGCCGAACCAGGGACGGAGTTGGCGGACGTGCTGGGACTCGCACCGGGGCCGCAGCGCGAGGCCCTCAATGAGGCCTTGGCCCTGGGTCAGGCTTTTCGCAGCGAAATGGCCTGTACCGATGCCAAGGGCCGCACGCTGTGGTTGGACCTGGAGCTGGAGCCCGTTCGCGATGCGCAGGGGAATTGGCAGGGCGCCGTCTTGCTGGGACTGGATTGCAATGCACGCCGGCAGGCGCAGCAGGGCATGGCTGACGCGCTGCGAGATCATCAGGACCTGCTGCGCACCCTGAATCAGCACGCCATCGTCTCGGTCACAGACCCCCAGGGCCTGGTGATCGAGGTGAATGACGCGTTCTGCCAGCTCAGCGGTTATTCGCGCGGTGAGCTGCTGGGCTCGCCGCACCGGATGGTGAATTCGGGCCATCACTCGCGCAGTTTCTGGGCCGAGTTCTGGCGCACCATCTCCAGCGGCCAGCATTGGCGCGGCGCAGTTTGCAATCGCGCCAAGGATGGTCGGCTGTATTGGGTGGACACCATCGTGGCCCCCTTCATGGGGCCGGATGGTGCCATCGACCGGTTTGTCGCGATCCGTTTTGACATCACAGCAGCCAAGACGGTCCAGGCGGAGTTGCAACGTGAGCGTGAGCGCCTCACGGCCATCGTCGAAGGGACCCAGGCCGGAACGTGGGAGTGGAATTTCCAGAGCGGTGAACTGCGGGTCAATCCTCGTTTGGCGGGATTTCTCGGTGAGTCGCTCGAAGCACTGCACCGCGCCGGGGTCAGTCTCTGGCGTGAACGCGTGCACCCCGAGGATCGCGAACGTCTGCAAAAGGCCATGCACGCTCACTTCAGCGGTGCCAGTCCTGCCTGCGAGGTTGAACTGCGCCTGCGCCATGCTCAAGGTCATTGGGTGTGGCTGATGCTGCGGGGCACGGTGGTGGCGCGCACCCCCAACGGTGAACCGCTCTGGCTGGCCGGCATCTTGCTCAATATTCATGAGCGTCATCGCGCTGATGAGCTGATGCGGGTGCGCCAGCTGATGCTGGACCGCACAGAACGCTTGGCCCAGGTGGGGGGCTTCGAACTCAATCTGAGCGAGAACCGCATCACCTGGTCTGACCAGGTGTTTCGCATCCACGGCCTGAGCCCGGGTGAGCAGCCCAGCTTGGTGCAGGCCCTGCGCTATGTGCACGAGGATGACGTGGATGCGCTCAAGCAGGCCATGAGCCGTGCCGTGCAGGATGCCCAGGGCTGGGACTTGGAGTTGCGGCTGCGCAATGCCTTGGGTCAGGACCTTTGGGTGCGCTCAGTGGGCGAGGCCGAGTTCGACGACAGCGGGCCGCTGCGCATCGTCGGCGCCTACCAGGACATCAGCGTGCGACGCAGCCTGGAGAAGGAGGCCCAGCGCCAGCGCGAGCTGATGCAGTCGGTGCTGGAAAACCTGCCCTGCGGCTTGTTGGTGTTTGACCAGGACTTCCGTCTGCGCGCGGCCAACCACGAGTTGATGCGCCTGCTGGACTTGCCTGCCACGCTGATGGTGCCGGGCCAGACCCACTTCGACGACCTATTGCGTTTCAACGCCGAGCGTGGCGAGTACGGCAGCGGCAGCTCCAGTCTG
Above is a window of Inhella inkyongensis DNA encoding:
- a CDS encoding NAD-dependent succinate-semialdehyde dehydrogenase, which codes for MSETASALPALNDASLLRTAGLIDGEWVGGSSPLRVHNPADGSFLAEVAGHGVEQAQAALNAAEKALPAWRARSARDRGLMLSRWAQALRSNAEDLARIMTAEQGKPLAEAKAEVAYAASFLDWYAEEGKRVYGETVPAADPSKRYWIWKQAVGVCAAITPWNFPLAMITRKVAPALAAGCTVMVKPAEQTPLTALACAELALRAGLPSGVLAVLPATAEESVAVGKLWCEAPAVRHLSFTGSTEVGRLLAAQCAPTLKRLSLELGGHAPFIVFDDADLDAAVEGAMQSKYRNAGQTCICANRFYVQAGIHDAFVERLAERVAALQIGPGQEAGVQVGPLIDAQALAKVRAHVDDAVAQGATLRSGGQARGDLGAMFFEPTLLTGVTARMRVAIEETFGPVAAVLKFETEAQAIALANATEFGLASYFFSRDIGRVMRVAEALDYGMVGINTGAIGSAEAPFGGIKQSGYGREGGHQGIDEYLDLKTVCLGDLAR